A genome region from Geobacter pickeringii includes the following:
- the prpB gene encoding methylisocitrate lyase, producing MCDRVSPGRMFREAVASERPLQIVGTINAYCALLARQAGHRAIYLSGAGVANASFGLPDFGITCRNDVLEDARCITGACDLPLLVDIDTGWGEAFSIERTVKEMIRAGVAAVHIDDQVSPKRCGHRPNKALVSKEKMVDRIKAAVDARTDSDFVIMARTGALASEGLSAALERAYLCVQAGADCVFGEAMTELVMYRMFADVVGVPLLANMAEFGKTPLFTKQQLADVGVAMALYPLSAFEP from the coding sequence ATGTGCGACAGGGTGTCACCGGGAAGGATGTTCCGCGAGGCGGTTGCCTCTGAACGGCCACTGCAGATTGTCGGCACCATCAATGCCTACTGTGCCCTCCTGGCCCGGCAGGCTGGGCACAGGGCGATCTACCTCTCCGGGGCCGGTGTGGCCAATGCCTCCTTCGGGCTTCCCGATTTTGGGATCACGTGCCGAAACGATGTCCTTGAGGATGCCCGCTGCATTACCGGCGCCTGCGACCTGCCGCTCCTGGTGGACATCGATACGGGGTGGGGTGAGGCGTTCTCCATCGAGCGCACCGTTAAGGAGATGATCCGCGCCGGCGTTGCCGCCGTCCACATCGATGACCAGGTATCCCCCAAGCGCTGCGGCCATCGCCCCAACAAGGCGCTCGTTTCCAAAGAGAAGATGGTGGACCGGATCAAGGCGGCAGTCGACGCCCGGACAGATTCCGATTTCGTCATTATGGCCCGGACCGGCGCCCTGGCGTCCGAGGGGTTGAGCGCCGCCCTCGAGCGGGCCTATCTCTGCGTGCAGGCCGGCGCGGACTGCGTCTTTGGCGAGGCCATGACCGAGCTGGTGATGTACCGGATGTTCGCCGATGTGGTGGGGGTGCCGCTCCTGGCCAATATGGCCGAGTTCGGCAAGACCCCACTGTTCACGAAACAACAGCTGGCCGACGTGGGGGTCGCCATGGCGCTCTATCCCCTGAGTGCCTTTGAGCCATGA
- a CDS encoding citrate (Si)-synthase, with product MALKETLKQKLEEFRPRTTRLVKEFGKVKIDEVTIDQCIGGARDVRCLVTDISYLDPQEGIRFRGKTIPETFACLPKAAGSDYPTVEAFWYFLLTGDVPTQEQVDAVLADWKTRQAVPQYVFDIIRAMPRDSHPMAMLSTGITAMQRESKFAAFYESGKFNKTVAWEYVYEDACDIVARIPVLAAFIYNLKYRGDKQIAIDPALDMGANFAHMIGQGEEYKDVARMYFILHSDHESGNVSAHTTHLVHSALSDPYYSYAAGLNGLAGPLHGRANQEVLDWTIKFQEKYCKDQEPTRELITKALWDTLNSGQVIPGYGHAVLRKTDPRYTSQREFCQKHLPNDPLFKLVAMIFEVAPGVLTEHGKTKNPWPNVDAQSGVIQWHYGVKEWDFYTVLFGVGRALGCMANITWDRGLGYAIERPKSVTTPMLEKWAAEGGRKI from the coding sequence ATGGCATTGAAAGAAACACTCAAGCAGAAGCTGGAGGAGTTCCGTCCCCGTACAACCAGGCTCGTCAAGGAGTTCGGCAAGGTGAAAATCGACGAGGTCACCATCGATCAGTGCATTGGCGGTGCCCGTGACGTCCGCTGTCTGGTCACCGACATCTCCTACCTCGATCCGCAGGAAGGGATCCGCTTCCGGGGTAAGACCATTCCCGAAACCTTTGCCTGCCTGCCGAAGGCCGCCGGTTCAGACTATCCGACCGTTGAAGCGTTCTGGTATTTCCTTCTCACCGGCGACGTCCCGACCCAGGAACAGGTGGACGCGGTCCTGGCTGACTGGAAAACCCGCCAGGCGGTTCCCCAGTACGTGTTCGACATCATCCGCGCCATGCCGCGGGACAGCCATCCCATGGCGATGCTCTCCACCGGCATCACTGCCATGCAGCGGGAGTCCAAGTTCGCCGCCTTCTATGAGTCGGGCAAGTTCAACAAGACGGTCGCCTGGGAATATGTCTACGAAGACGCCTGCGACATCGTTGCCCGCATCCCGGTCCTGGCGGCCTTCATCTACAACCTCAAGTACCGGGGAGACAAGCAGATCGCCATCGATCCGGCGCTCGACATGGGGGCCAACTTTGCCCACATGATCGGCCAGGGTGAAGAGTACAAGGATGTGGCCCGCATGTACTTCATCCTCCACTCCGACCACGAGTCCGGCAACGTCTCGGCCCACACCACCCACCTGGTGCATTCAGCCCTCTCCGATCCCTACTACTCCTACGCCGCGGGGCTCAACGGCCTGGCGGGCCCCCTCCACGGCCGCGCCAACCAGGAAGTGCTCGACTGGACCATCAAGTTCCAGGAGAAGTACTGCAAGGACCAGGAGCCGACCCGGGAACTCATCACCAAAGCCCTCTGGGACACCCTCAACTCCGGTCAGGTCATTCCGGGGTACGGCCATGCCGTCCTCCGCAAGACCGACCCCCGCTACACCTCGCAGCGGGAGTTCTGCCAGAAGCACCTCCCGAACGATCCCCTTTTCAAGCTGGTGGCGATGATCTTCGAAGTGGCTCCCGGCGTCCTTACCGAGCACGGCAAGACCAAGAACCCCTGGCCCAACGTGGATGCCCAGTCGGGGGTGATCCAGTGGCACTACGGTGTCAAGGAGTGGGACTTCTACACCGTTCTGTTCGGCGTCGGCCGGGCCCTCGGCTGCATGGCCAACATCACCTGGGATCGCGGGCTCGGCTATGCCATCGAGCGGCCCAAGTCGGTCACGACCCCGATGCTCGAGAAGTGGGCGGCTGAAGGCGGCCGGAAGATCTAA
- a CDS encoding helix-turn-helix domain-containing protein produces the protein MPSPQDRTFLPATREATELLGKLIRLERRERRMSEDELAGRAGISRRTLQRIERGDPRCAIGLFFELAVLVGVKLFDADDRATLALHLGRVNDRLAVLPHRIRTSTRVDDEF, from the coding sequence ATGCCATCTCCACAAGACAGAACATTTCTCCCGGCGACCCGCGAGGCAACGGAGCTCCTGGGCAAACTTATCAGGCTGGAGCGGCGGGAGCGCAGAATGTCCGAAGATGAGCTGGCTGGACGCGCCGGCATAAGCAGGCGGACGCTGCAGAGGATCGAGCGCGGAGATCCCCGGTGCGCAATCGGGCTGTTCTTCGAACTGGCTGTCCTGGTCGGGGTGAAGCTGTTCGATGCCGACGACCGCGCTACTCTCGCCCTGCACCTTGGTCGGGTGAACGACAGGCTCGCCGTTTTGCCCCACCGCATCCGCACTTCAACGAGAGTTGACGATGAATTCTAA
- a CDS encoding acetyl-CoA hydrolase/transferase C-terminal domain-containing protein, which produces MSEYGTLQDRVRCKSLLGKVMTAEQTIQFFKPGMNLGWSGFTPAGYPKAVPIALADHVEKNSLQGKWKFNLFIGASVGAETEDRWASLDMIDRRWPYQTGKNIAAGINEGRIRMGDKHLSLFAQDLGYGFYTKDTESGKLDLAIIEVSAVTEDGGLVLTSSGGVVPEILMICDKVILEVNVGQPSFEGMHDMVVCNHPPKRQILGITHAGERIGTTYVPCDPSKIVAVVESRYRDKGRAFAEQDDTSEAIANNIIDFFTHEVKAGRLPKNLLPLQSGVGSIANAVIGGLAKAPFENLTVFTEVLQDTMLDLFDSGKLDAASSCSLSLSEEPGFPRFFANMDKYADKIVLRPLSISNAPEPIRRLGVIAMNTPVEIDIYAHANSTLVGGTRMINGLGGSGDFLRNGYLKIMHTPSSRPTKNDPTGISCVVPHCSHIDHTEHDLDCVVTEQGLADLRGVAPKERARRIIEKCAHPDYKPILSEYLEIASRECLARKVGHEPQLWDRAFKMHLNLAQNGTMKIKNWDVKIDLCE; this is translated from the coding sequence ATGTCTGAATACGGAACACTGCAGGACCGCGTACGGTGCAAGTCCCTGCTCGGCAAGGTGATGACCGCCGAGCAGACCATTCAGTTCTTCAAGCCCGGCATGAACCTGGGCTGGTCCGGCTTTACCCCCGCCGGTTACCCGAAAGCCGTCCCCATCGCCCTGGCCGACCATGTGGAGAAGAACAGCCTCCAGGGGAAATGGAAGTTCAACCTCTTCATCGGCGCCTCCGTCGGTGCCGAGACCGAGGACCGCTGGGCCTCCCTCGATATGATCGACCGCCGCTGGCCCTACCAGACCGGCAAGAACATCGCCGCCGGCATCAACGAGGGGCGGATCCGCATGGGAGACAAGCACCTCTCCCTCTTCGCCCAGGATCTGGGCTACGGCTTCTATACCAAGGATACCGAGAGCGGCAAGCTCGACCTGGCCATCATCGAGGTCTCGGCCGTCACCGAAGACGGCGGGCTCGTGCTGACCTCCTCCGGCGGGGTGGTTCCCGAAATCCTCATGATCTGCGACAAGGTCATCCTGGAGGTGAACGTCGGCCAGCCCTCCTTCGAGGGGATGCACGACATGGTGGTCTGCAACCACCCGCCGAAGCGGCAGATCCTCGGCATCACCCATGCCGGCGAGCGGATCGGCACCACCTACGTCCCCTGCGATCCGAGCAAGATCGTTGCCGTGGTCGAGTCCCGCTATCGTGACAAGGGGCGCGCCTTTGCCGAGCAGGACGACACCTCCGAGGCCATCGCCAACAACATCATCGACTTCTTTACCCATGAAGTGAAGGCCGGCCGCCTGCCGAAAAACCTCCTGCCGCTCCAGTCCGGTGTCGGTTCCATCGCCAACGCGGTCATCGGCGGCCTGGCGAAGGCTCCCTTCGAGAACCTGACCGTATTCACCGAGGTCCTTCAGGACACGATGCTCGACCTCTTCGATTCCGGCAAGCTCGATGCTGCGTCGTCCTGCTCCCTCTCCCTCTCTGAGGAGCCGGGCTTCCCCCGTTTCTTCGCCAACATGGACAAGTACGCCGACAAGATTGTTCTGCGTCCCCTCTCCATCTCCAACGCCCCGGAACCGATCCGCCGGCTTGGCGTCATCGCCATGAACACTCCGGTTGAGATCGACATCTACGCCCACGCCAACTCCACCCTCGTCGGCGGCACCCGGATGATCAACGGCCTCGGCGGTTCCGGCGACTTTCTCCGCAACGGCTACCTGAAGATCATGCACACCCCCTCATCCCGTCCCACCAAGAACGATCCGACGGGTATCTCCTGCGTTGTGCCCCACTGCTCCCACATCGACCACACCGAGCACGACCTGGACTGCGTAGTTACCGAGCAGGGGCTGGCCGATCTGCGGGGAGTGGCGCCGAAGGAGCGGGCGCGGCGCATCATCGAGAAGTGCGCCCACCCCGACTACAAGCCGATCCTGAGCGAATACCTGGAGATCGCCTCCCGGGAGTGCCTTGCCAGAAAGGTGGGCCATGAGCCCCAGCTGTGGGATCGCGCCTTCAAGATGCACCTGAACCTGGCCCAGAACGGCACCATGAAGATCAAGAACTGGGACGTGAAGATCGACCTCTGCGAGTAA
- a CDS encoding 2-isopropylmalate synthase, producing MATAPNGDERQIVRIFDTTLRDGEQSPGNSMNIEEKLRVARQLEKLRVDVIEAGFPIASDGDFEAVRLIARQIRGPQIAGFCRALDADIDRAWEALQYAGENARIHTFIATSDIHMKYKLKMEPARVLDAAVKAVRRAASYTPNVEFACEDAVRTRLPFLAEVVEAVIDAGATTVNIPDTVGYTIPFEYFSIIRHLKENVRNIDRAVISVHCHNDLGLAVANSIAAVQAGARQVECAINGIGERAGNCSLEEFVMALRTRHDILPFATNVVTEQLTTASRLLTAITGIGVQPNKAIVGANAFAHEAGIHQHGMLMDKSTYEIMTPESVGLSSSALVLGKHSGRHAFKKRLESLGHHLDEERLNRAFERFKALADLKKEVFDEDLDALVLDESRQEAKYRLEQITVTCGSPAVATATVQLAIDGRPARSAELGDGPVDAAIKAINRLVKGKAKLLQYNVGSITGGSDAQGEVTVRVAEGGNAVVGKGASTDIVEASAKAYVNALNRLSFRQKRFGETV from the coding sequence ATGGCAACGGCACCAAACGGGGATGAGCGGCAGATTGTCAGGATTTTTGACACCACGTTGCGCGATGGTGAGCAGTCGCCCGGCAACAGCATGAATATCGAGGAAAAGCTGAGGGTGGCACGGCAGCTGGAGAAGCTGCGGGTCGATGTGATTGAGGCCGGCTTCCCCATTGCCTCGGATGGTGATTTCGAGGCGGTCAGGCTCATTGCCCGGCAGATCAGGGGGCCGCAGATCGCGGGTTTTTGTCGGGCACTCGACGCGGACATCGACCGGGCATGGGAGGCGCTGCAGTATGCCGGCGAGAACGCCCGGATCCATACCTTCATTGCCACCTCCGATATCCACATGAAGTACAAGCTCAAGATGGAGCCGGCCAGGGTGCTGGATGCCGCGGTCAAGGCGGTCAGGCGGGCCGCTTCCTATACCCCCAACGTGGAGTTCGCCTGCGAGGATGCGGTGCGGACCCGCCTGCCGTTTCTGGCCGAGGTGGTCGAGGCGGTCATCGATGCCGGCGCCACGACGGTCAATATTCCCGATACGGTCGGCTACACCATCCCCTTCGAGTACTTCAGCATCATCCGCCATCTGAAGGAGAACGTGAGGAACATCGACCGGGCCGTAATCTCGGTCCACTGCCACAACGATCTGGGGCTTGCAGTCGCCAACTCCATCGCCGCCGTGCAGGCCGGTGCCCGCCAGGTGGAGTGCGCCATCAACGGCATCGGCGAGCGAGCCGGCAACTGCTCGCTGGAAGAGTTCGTCATGGCGCTCCGCACCCGTCACGACATCCTTCCCTTTGCCACGAACGTGGTCACCGAACAGCTTACCACCGCCAGTAGGCTCCTCACCGCCATCACCGGCATAGGGGTTCAGCCCAACAAGGCGATTGTGGGGGCCAACGCCTTCGCCCACGAGGCCGGTATCCACCAGCACGGCATGCTCATGGACAAGTCCACCTACGAGATCATGACGCCGGAATCGGTCGGGCTCTCATCAAGCGCCCTCGTGCTCGGAAAGCACTCAGGCCGTCACGCCTTCAAGAAGCGCCTGGAGTCCCTGGGGCACCACCTGGACGAGGAGCGGCTCAACCGTGCCTTCGAGCGCTTCAAGGCCCTGGCTGACCTGAAAAAGGAGGTATTTGACGAAGACCTGGACGCCCTCGTCCTCGACGAATCCCGTCAGGAAGCGAAATACCGGCTGGAGCAGATTACCGTGACCTGCGGCTCCCCTGCCGTGGCTACTGCAACGGTGCAGCTTGCCATTGACGGCAGACCGGCGCGCTCGGCCGAGCTGGGAGACGGTCCGGTGGATGCCGCCATCAAGGCCATCAACAGGCTGGTCAAGGGGAAAGCGAAGCTGTTGCAGTACAACGTCGGTTCCATAACCGGCGGCTCCGACGCCCAGGGGGAGGTCACCGTGCGGGTTGCCGAGGGGGGTAACGCCGTGGTGGGCAAGGGTGCTTCAACGGACATCGTCGAGGCGTCGGCCAAGGCCTACGTTAACGCCCTCAACCGGTTGAGCTTCAGGCAGAAGCGCTTTGGTGAAACTGTCTGA